The sequence below is a genomic window from Strix uralensis isolate ZFMK-TIS-50842 chromosome 11, bStrUra1, whole genome shotgun sequence.
GTGAGTAATGGAAATAACACTGGCCTTGCTATGGGAGAAGTGGCTGTCAGGTTTACAGTTGTGTAGGATCTGATCGTGGCCTGCACTTGCAAGTGCTGATGGCAGAGGCACAAGCAGGAGCGGGCTTCTAGCCGCCAGCAGGATTCTGGGGGAGGAGGGTGTCTGCACAGCCATCTGCTCCTGGAAGCTTGGCATGCAGACGCTCTGACAGTATAGTAAGAGATGCAGAGCAGAGGTGTTGATTGTGCTTCTCTGCCCATATTCAGGCCATCCTGGACTATGGGATGTACTCTCGTGAAGAGGAGTTGCTACGGGAGAGGAAGCGAATTGGCACCATTGGGATTGCCTCTTACGATTACCACCGAGAAAGTGGCACCTTTCTGTTTCAGGCTGGGAGTGGAATTTATCACGTAAAAGATGGAGGCCCTCACGGATTCACTGTGAGTTTACTCACCTCTCTTGTTCTCTGCAGTACTGCTTTCCTCTGGCTAGAAGCTCCTTTGGCTTAGAGTGAAAGCAGAGCGTGATCATCAGTCACTGCTGCACGAGCATGGCAAGTAGCCTCGATAACCCTTGAAACATGGAGAAGGCATGCATTTCCATGGCTGTAGAAACTCAGGTGGAGAATTATGAGAAATGGTAGAAACTGCAGCAGCAAGGCAGAACACCAGATTTTGTTGATTTTTCACAAGTAGCAATGCCAGTAAAAAGCAACACAAAGGCTGTGATGCTCTGTGCTCTTTCATGTAGTGAGAAGTCACGTCAGAGGGAGCTTTTGTTCCCAAGCTGTGGTTTAGAGGTCACTGTTCAGCAGTCACTGCTGTGTGTGTTACAAGATTTGGCTGTGTAACTTGCAGAACAAGCAACCTTTACTCTGCTGGTGCTGAAGCTGGAGTTCaaagctaaaataatttcttattattATAACAAATGCCTAATGTCTGTCAAACTCTGTTGTAAGGGGGAATTTACTGTACCTTGAATTGCTTTTGGAGGACAAGATTCTATGTTCTGCCAGGCCTTTTTTAGGGTGCTGTTTTTAAGTGTGCCAGGCTTCTCTAGGCAAGCTGCCGTCTGATTTGTGGCTaatcctcagcactggtgaaagAGACCCTGGTGGGGTCTGTGCAACCATGGTAGAAGCACAACTTTCCCTGTAAAATATCTGcacagtatttttctgtgtttaaaattgaTTCTTCTGTTGTAAACCTCTGTATTTGAAGTCAGTGTCCATGATATTGTGGTCTTAGAGACCTTCTGATGATCCAGGTTAGCTTCTGTAAGTGTCCATGTGTTATCATTGCttactgtgctttttcttttctttcaaacagCAACAGCCTTTAAGACCCATTCTGGTAGAGACCAGTTGTCCAAATATCCGGATGGATCCCAAGCTTTGTCCAGCTGATCCAAATTGGATTGCATTTATCCATAGCAATGACATCTGGATATCTAATATAGAaaccagagaagaaagaaggctAACATTTGTGCACAATGGTAATGCATCCTGAATTAAAATCTCTGCACCTCCTCTGCACTTGTTCTTGCTAGACTGAATTAAGCAATGGCACTAGGGGTTCTTCTGAAATCTGGGGGAATGGCCACTGTTTATTCCACCTTGTTTGTCACGTTCTACATGTTTCCTCTGGTGCAGATATTGTGGGATGATTCTATTCCCTGCACTGTGGAATCTGGCAGAGTGAGTTATTTGTTGAATACATACGGAAGGGCTCTTCTGAAACACAGTGCATTCCTTTTTACTGGAACAGCCTGTTTTGTGTGGAAGAGCTGTGGGTGGAATAGAGCTGGAGGAAAGTTTCTGTCAGTGAAATCAGGCTGCAGGGCCTTTTAGAAACAATATAGGCAGTTTCTGAATAGCACTGTGGCTTCTGCTGGCCCCTCATGCTCAGGAACTTAGGTCCTCACTTCTTACCCTCTCCAACTCTGTTTTAGACACGTATcctggaggaaagaaaataggaaactgtggaaaaaacactttttaaaaatctactgcattttgtatttaaaatcatactttgtatttaaattatataatttaaattttagttGAACTAAAATTTCTGACACTTTATAATAATTCTTTAgcttatttaaatgttaaatattaaaatattatgtaagtacattaaaaataaactgtagcaATGACTCCTTCTCAGATGATAATTATTTATGGAGCGCTGCTAAGTTACCTCCAGGgtaacaggaaaaatattgaaGCCCTATGGATATGTCATGTTGAGATGTTATGTAAGTCTGTTACTTTGGTACAGTGAATGAAATATTGATGCTTTCGTTTTTCTGAATGTTGATATTGTCAGTTTCAGTTGTTCAGGAGGGTTtgtcttgtcctttttttttctttgatttgcttAAAAGTTGTGGTTCCAATTCACTGAGCTCAGGTAgagagaacattttctttcttcgaCTAGTACATAGAAAATTGAGAGACTAATCAGGTAGGAGTAAGAAGGGAGGATTGCTTTCCTTTCCTAAAAGAAGCTGCCATGTCAGAGAGGATTAGATCCTCCCTAAATAAATCAACAGAGCAGagtggaagcagaagagaaatctgCTGAGAAGTCAGATTTATTATTGTGTAATTGTTCTTGGGGGGTGAACTTGGGCCGTGTTTGGGATAATGCAGAACTGGTTTGATTCTGCAATAAATCATGAACTAattcttttgtgtctttttttagAACTGGCCAATGTTGAGGAGGATCCAAAATCTGCTGGCGTGGCTACTtttgtgctgcaggaggagttTGACAGATACACTGGCTACTGGTGGAGCCCAAAGGCACAGCCAAGTAGGTGTGATGGATCCGGTGTGTCTGACGGACACAAGTAGGGGCTCCACTGCTGTGCTGTCCagtgcagttatttttttctgctacttgTCTTTATGCAAGATAGGAACTTTATATTCGTAGCTCCTTTTAAACTATCCGCAGCGGTGGGCTTGTTACAGTTGCCTTGTGAGCACATGTTACTGGGGGAAGAGACTTTCTTTCTCACAACAGTGGTAGGAGTTGTAAGAGTCTCAGAACGTTTTGCTTAATGAAATATGAATCACAGACTTTGTTGgatttttcttcatcctttcaaCCTGCTTGTGCTCCTGGGAGAATATTGATGCCTGCAATAACTGATAATGAGTATTGATGCCTGCAATAACTGATAATGAGAGCTGTTCTGACCAGCAAATGTTAATTCATTTACAGCACTGAATGGGGGTAAAGTTCTTCAAAttctttatgaagaaaatgaTGAGTCAGAGGTGGAGATTATTCATGTCACATCACCCATGCTGGAGACAAGAAGAACGGATTCCTTCCGGTACCCCAAAACTGGTGAGACCCTGATGCCTTACATCTCTGTTTCCGGGAGACATATTTTATTCCATGTGCCTGACAGCAGTGACTCTCCTAACCTAGAGCAGGGGGTTGTTGGAGAGGTGTTGAGTAGTTTTTGAATTGGGGCCCAGGTGCTGGAAGTGTGTTTGGGGAAACTGCTGCTGTGAAGGTTAGATTAGTCACTGGTGACTGTACTGATATCCCAGCCATGCGGTTACTAAGAGCTCTGAGTTGGGTCTCTCAGGAGTTGGCGGAAACTCTATCTGATTGTCACTATTTTGGAGCTGTTGTCTCAGATCCTGGCAGATCTGAGCTGTCGAGGAGTTGATTCTCATTACAGCCCTGTGTCTCTGAGGGAAAAGCTGCAGATTTATGGCCTTTTGCTTTTTCAGGAGGGTTTCTGTTTAGCTGCTGGCAGTGCCCTGGTAGTTCAAGTTCTGAAGGACTCTGGTTTTCATGATTGCTCTTGGACTTTGAACAACAAACTCAGCATGCTTACAGCCTGCCAGGAAAACCCCCTGTTGTCATATTTTCAAACAGTAAATGATCTGGAGGCTTCAGCAGTAGAGAGGGGTGAGGGCAGGCTTGAAGCATACTGAGTGGAGTGCCATTGGAAGCCAGGGAAGTGGGACTTATGCAGACCTGCTGGGACTGATTCACTGGCATGTGTCAGGTGTATGGGGCAAATTTGAACAGTCTGACCCTCATTCTTCTGAgatttcccttctgtttcaggagaACATGTTGCTCACAGTTAACTAAGTGGCTCACTCACTTTCCTCACTCctgaaatcttcattttttgGAGAAATGTCTTCTGTTTTGCTGACCTTTCCAAGTTGCAGAATTCATTTCAGATCTTGCAGATCTCCTGATCCACTGGGAAAAATTTTCTGCTTATGATCCTGATTTACTACTTGTTTTAAGGAGGAAGAAAGGTTCAGTGTTAGCCTGGGAAGCAAAAGATGACTCCTTGTGTTTTTTTGTCACTTGTGTACCCCAGATTTCTGAGAGTATTTTGTCATAATTCTGTTCAGTGCTAAGTTTCAGCAGCTTAGGTAAATGAGCCAACCAAAGCccaaatccctttaaaaaaaagatctaGGCTTTAATCTCTGGGCCTCAGTTTCCAGTCTGAGCTGCAGGGACAGTAGCCCTTTTCAGTGGGTTGTTATGAGGGCAGAGCTTGAGGTAGTGGAGAAAATTCTTCACAGGTTGAAGATAAGTACTTAAATAGGCCAGCACTGGGGCCCCAGGCAAGTCATCTCACCTCAGTGCATCGTTTTTTGTGTATAAACCGGGTTGATGAAGTGGGAGTACTTCACAGCAGCATTGAGAATATTCAGAGTACCTGGAATTTGCCACATGTGGCTTTTTGTGGTTCAGCCGCCAGCAGCTTTATTCTTTATAGTCCACCTTTGCTGTGGAGCAGGCCCCAACATTTAGCACTGCGGGGGCTGTACAGCAGGATGAGTTGCTGGCTTTGTGTGAAGAGTTAACTTTAGATTTTCAATATTCAACACAAATATGTAGCTTTATTACTTTAACTGCACTAGTTACGGCAATAAGCTTTTAAGTGTGAGTTGCTCTAATTTTCAAGGATGCTTTTTTAGCATTGGATTGCTTTCTGTGTACCACCTTGAGAATAACAGCCAGACAGTAAACCAAAGCTTGCTTTGCTATCCTGACACTCCTGAGCGTTTACCTCCAACTAGCATGTGCTGCCTTTGACGGTGGGAGAGAAGACTGGCTGTGACATAGCATGCTTCTTGATCAGATCTGTTTGCAGGATTAAATCCACTGAGTCTGCCTCATGTTTGCAGTCTCTTTTTTCCCTGCCTGGTTCTTTGCTGTCTCTTGCATGTGCAAGTAGGCTATTTGATCAAAGAGCATTCTGCTGTTTGCCTTTTCCAGTTCTGTATGAATAACACCACAATAATCCACAGTTCAAGTCTGCCCTCTGTGCCTGACTGCTAACATCTGTTTTTATAGGTACAGCAAATCCAAAGGTCACTTTCAAGATATCTGAAGTGACAATCAATGTGGAAGGCAGAGTAAGTTCTATGTTCTGCttgtttttccaaataaacataatttctgtgattcttttttgGTAAAATTCATTTTCCAGTTCAGTACAAATGAACTTCCTTGGTTTTGATAGCTTAATGGCCTCTCTGGAGGCAGTGCACTTGGCTCATTCCTACGCAGATACTTGGTGTCTGTGTGTGCAGCAGTATTTCTCAAGGCTGTGCTTTCCTTCCCTACCACTGGTTTATGAactcagctgcagagcagggtATTTTAGGTGTGGATGGTTAGACCTTCTTATGTGACAGATCTCTTGATTGGCTGGATATATTGGGAAAATTTGATTGCAAAGACAATGTATCACCTTACAAAAGCGTGAACATGTGGAAAGAGATGAACTTTACTTTCGCCCGgggatttttttaacagatgcaGAAATTTCCATAGCCCAGTCCAAGATCTTCAAACAGTTGGGAAGTTAATCTTACCAAACAGATACAGTAACAGCCATACATTATTGGGATTCTCTGTACTCTTGGGCTACTTCAGCCATCAGCAGTCACCTGCTGGGATAGCGATGCTGACGTCAGCCAGCAAAGGCAGGGAAAGCCGTCCTGACCCTTGGGGTACCGCTGTGACTTGTCCCCAGTCCTAGCAGGGACAGACTGCAGCATTGCATATCATGGATTAGAACCACGTTGATGACTGGATGTCATGCAGAATGTTCAGCATCTACCAATTAAAACACCTTACAAAATAGCTCGGTACAAATCACCTCCCCTTTATATGGGGAGACTGAGTGTTCAAGTGACTTGTCTGAGATAAACGATCCAGATTTCTCaagccctggctgtgctggcagtgCACAGCTCGCCTACTATGCTGGTTTCTGGCTACAGATGGGGTTGAATCCCCTGTGTTGCAAAGGCTGAACAATCTAAATTACATGAGCTGCGCAGAAGAAGTCTTCTGTGTCCAGACTCTCATCGTGCATGAAAACTGGTTGTGGGGGTTCATCTCAGTGTCACTGAATTGCTGCTTTGTCAACAGATTGCAGATGTTGTGGATAAAGAGCTAGTTCAGCCGTTCGAGATCCTCTTTGAAGGAGTAGAGTACATTGCTAGAGCTGGGTGGACGCCAGAAGGAAAATAGTGCGTATGTTAATCCTGTCTCTGCTTAGAGGGTTTGGGGCATTACAGTTAGAAGCAGAATGTAGTGGTCTCTGTCTTCTTCAAGCTTAagcctgctttcatttttacattgCTACAAACTTGTTTGTGCAAAGGGGACAatttttccaaaaccaaaacCGAGTTCTTGTCTATTTCTCTGGTACCTGGCCCTATTGCTTTGGTATTGGGCACTCGCAGCCTTTGATGTATGTGTCCTCTCAGCATCCCTGTGAGAGAGAGTGCAGTGCTATtgtccccattttacagatggggaactgAAGCCCAGAGAGGCTAAGTGACTTGCCATGGTCACACAGGAAGTCTGTGGCTGAGGAGAGAAATGAGCCCAGGTCCCCCAGGCCCTAGGCTAGCGCCCTAACCACTGGACCATCCTTGCTGACCAGACTTACTGATCAGAAAACCTGCTGTAAGTGCTACTTACATTTGCATGTCATTTTTAACCCTGTAGATGATGTAGTACGGTGTTTCTAACTCACCAGAAGCTTCTCCAGAATTGCACTTCAGTTCTTGAATCTAAAGATGGCTTTcacctttttaatattttttttcacccCCTCAAATGTGGAAGAAGTGCAGGGACACATTTGCTACATTATCTTGCTTTTTGCAGGATTATTGTTAGAGCTACATGCAAAGCCATCAGAAGTATGGCAGGGTCTACTGCCAATCCATTTAGGTGCCAGTATTATTCTCTGCCAGGTATAGGTTTAAAACATGAGTATTTTCACAAGTATCCTGAAATTCCAATTGAAGTTTTTCTGCTTCAT
It includes:
- the DPP8 gene encoding dipeptidyl peptidase 8 isoform X3; the encoded protein is MAAAMETEQPGLEIFETAGREEQVQREEQPKLEPFYVERHSWSQLRKLLTDTRKYHGYMMAKAPHDFTFVKKNDPEGPHSDRIYYLAMSGENRENTLFYSEIPKTINKAAVLLLSWKPLLDLFPAILDYGMYSREEELLRERKRIGTIGIASYDYHRESGTFLFQAGSGIYHVKDGGPHGFTQQPLRPILVETSCPNIRMDPKLCPADPNWIAFIHSNDIWISNIETREERRLTFVHNELANVEEDPKSAGVATFVLQEEFDRYTGYWWSPKAQPTLNGGKVLQILYEENDESEVEIIHVTSPMLETRRTDSFRYPKTGTANPKVTFKISEVTINVEGRIADVVDKELVQPFEILFEGVEYIARAGWTPEGK